One Cellulosimicrobium protaetiae genomic region harbors:
- a CDS encoding DUF58 domain-containing protein, producing MSTPTAGRDTDAPRWRTTVHLGAGVLLGTTLLALGVLFRRPDAALLGLAPLLSATWGWTRRPHGPVTLRVVLDTDSAPGTLSARSVAAVPPGVELLRLRGVAPGGLVTERLVDATRGDRELTWHAPSARTGITDTLRVDYAAYGPDGVEEQVPRVATGPRRLVLPHPTPLGRLPLSSRLRGLSGPHTSRRPGDGTELRDVDAFRPGDRLRRIDWRATARRSPTLDTLYVRRTFGTAEATVVLVVDSRDEVAPDLATWNGVGAQRPDEATSLDLARHAAASVAQAVLADGDRVALDDLGRLARPVRPGGGRRHLRRILHGLALARPVGDPSARHRPPQVPAGAAVYLFSTLLDDEAPRLAHQWHDTGHVVVVVDVLPPVSLAEVDDHVATAWDITRHERDDRVHDLRARGVVVVRWHDDVPGADGARGTLELAARRLDRQDAGRSGVTTGGAR from the coding sequence ATGAGCACCCCCACGGCGGGACGCGACACGGACGCGCCCCGCTGGCGCACCACCGTCCACCTCGGCGCCGGCGTCCTCCTCGGCACCACGCTCCTCGCCCTCGGCGTCCTCTTCCGCCGCCCCGACGCCGCCCTCCTCGGGCTCGCGCCGCTCCTCAGCGCCACCTGGGGCTGGACCCGCCGCCCCCACGGACCCGTCACCCTGCGCGTCGTCCTCGACACCGACTCCGCGCCGGGCACGCTCAGCGCGCGCAGCGTCGCCGCCGTCCCGCCGGGGGTCGAGCTCCTGCGCCTGCGCGGGGTCGCGCCCGGAGGCCTGGTCACCGAACGCCTCGTCGACGCGACCCGCGGAGACCGCGAGCTCACCTGGCACGCGCCCTCCGCCCGTACCGGCATCACCGACACCCTCCGCGTCGACTACGCCGCCTACGGTCCCGACGGCGTGGAGGAGCAGGTCCCCCGCGTCGCCACCGGCCCACGCCGCCTCGTCCTGCCCCACCCGACCCCGCTCGGACGCCTGCCCCTCTCCTCGCGCCTGCGCGGACTCTCAGGCCCCCACACCTCCCGGCGCCCCGGCGACGGCACCGAGCTGCGCGACGTCGACGCCTTCCGCCCCGGCGACCGGCTCCGCCGCATCGACTGGCGCGCCACCGCCCGCCGCTCCCCCACCCTCGACACCCTCTACGTCCGCCGGACCTTCGGGACCGCGGAGGCCACCGTCGTGCTCGTCGTCGACTCCCGCGACGAGGTCGCCCCCGACCTCGCCACGTGGAACGGCGTCGGCGCCCAACGGCCCGACGAGGCCACGTCCCTCGACCTCGCCCGCCACGCCGCCGCCTCCGTCGCCCAAGCCGTCCTCGCCGACGGCGACCGCGTCGCCCTCGACGACCTCGGCCGCCTCGCTCGACCAGTCCGGCCGGGAGGCGGACGACGCCACCTGCGCCGCATCCTCCACGGCCTCGCCCTCGCGCGACCCGTCGGCGACCCCTCCGCCCGCCACCGCCCGCCCCAGGTCCCCGCCGGCGCCGCCGTCTACCTCTTCTCGACCCTCCTCGACGACGAGGCACCCCGCCTCGCCCACCAGTGGCACGACACCGGGCACGTGGTCGTCGTCGTCGACGTCCTGCCCCCCGTCTCCCTCGCCGAGGTCGACGACCACGTCGCGACCGCCTGGGACATCACACGCCACGAGCGCGACGACCGCGTCCACGACCTGCGCGCACGCGGCGTCGTCGTCGTGCGCTGGCACGACGACGTCCCCGGAGCCGACGGCGCCCGCGGAACGCTCGAGCTCGCTGCACGGCGTCTCGACCGGCAGGACGCCGGACGGTCGGGCGTGACGACGGGAGGCGCCCGATGA
- a CDS encoding UTP--glucose-1-phosphate uridylyltransferase, producing MSSQGLTQSTDRMRDAGVAPAAIDVFTRFYRLLESGATGMIPESDVEPLTDVTHRDALDVPDDAARDALQRTAIIKLNGGLGTSMGMDRAKSLLTVRDADPQRPDSGPLTFLDVIVAQVRAARHATGAPLPLLLMNSFRTQGDTLAALAPHDDLAVGDLPLDFLQNREPKLLASDLTPVDWPADPELEWCPPGHGDLYTALFASGALRALLDAGYRYASVSNSDNLGAAPDAAMAGWFAASGAPFAAEVARRTPADRKGGHLVVRRSDGRLVLRETAQTPQDDQDAAADISRHRYFNTNNLWFSLEALAAELDRTGGVLELPLIKNTKTVDPTDPSSPEVVQIESAMGAAVEVFDGAVAIEVGRDRFLPVKTTNDLLVLRSDVYDLDDRYRFVARTDAPLVDLDPAYYKTIAAFDARFDDGTPSLRAARSLTVRGDWTFGSGVTVTGDAELADPGGSSRVPDGAVVGPDGVSD from the coding sequence ATGAGCAGCCAGGGCCTCACCCAGTCCACCGACCGCATGCGCGACGCCGGAGTCGCCCCCGCCGCCATCGACGTCTTCACCCGCTTCTACCGGCTCCTCGAGTCCGGCGCGACCGGCATGATTCCCGAGTCCGACGTCGAACCCCTCACCGACGTCACCCACCGCGACGCGCTCGACGTCCCCGACGACGCCGCCCGCGACGCCCTCCAGCGCACCGCGATCATCAAGCTCAACGGCGGACTCGGCACCTCCATGGGCATGGACCGCGCCAAGTCCCTCCTCACCGTGCGCGACGCCGACCCGCAGCGGCCCGACAGCGGCCCCCTCACCTTCCTCGACGTCATCGTCGCCCAGGTCCGCGCCGCCCGGCACGCCACCGGAGCACCCCTGCCGCTGCTCCTCATGAACTCGTTCCGCACCCAGGGCGACACCCTCGCCGCGCTCGCCCCGCACGACGACCTCGCGGTAGGCGACCTCCCCCTCGACTTCCTGCAGAACCGCGAGCCCAAGCTCCTCGCGAGCGACCTCACGCCCGTCGACTGGCCCGCCGACCCCGAGCTCGAGTGGTGCCCGCCCGGACACGGTGACCTGTACACCGCCCTGTTCGCCTCCGGCGCGCTGCGCGCGCTGCTCGACGCCGGGTACCGGTACGCCAGCGTCTCCAACTCCGACAACCTCGGCGCCGCCCCCGACGCCGCCATGGCCGGCTGGTTCGCCGCCAGCGGCGCCCCCTTCGCCGCCGAGGTCGCCCGCCGCACCCCCGCCGACCGCAAGGGCGGTCACCTCGTCGTGCGCCGCAGCGACGGCCGCCTCGTCCTGCGCGAGACCGCGCAGACCCCGCAGGACGACCAGGACGCCGCCGCCGACATCAGCCGCCACCGGTACTTCAACACCAACAACCTCTGGTTCTCCCTCGAGGCGCTCGCGGCCGAGCTCGACCGCACCGGCGGTGTGCTCGAGCTCCCGCTCATCAAGAACACCAAGACCGTCGACCCGACCGACCCGTCGTCGCCCGAGGTCGTGCAGATCGAGTCCGCCATGGGCGCCGCCGTCGAGGTGTTCGACGGCGCCGTCGCCATCGAGGTGGGCCGCGACCGCTTCCTGCCCGTCAAGACGACGAACGACCTCCTCGTCCTGCGCTCCGACGTCTACGACCTCGACGACCGCTACCGGTTCGTCGCCCGGACCGACGCGCCGCTCGTCGACCTCGACCCGGCGTACTACAAGACCATCGCCGCGTTCGACGCCCGGTTCGACGACGGCACCCCGTCCCTGCGCGCGGCGCGGTCGCTCACGGTCCGGGGGGACTGGACCTTCGGCTCCGGCGTCACCGTGACCGGCGACGCCGAGCTCGCCGACCCGGGCGGCTCCTCGCGCGTCCCCGACGGCGCCGTCGTCGGCCCGGACGGGGTCAGCGACTGA
- a CDS encoding Dps family protein produces the protein MAARSDLPKYTVPSLTPEEGAKVAGILQERLHALNDLQLTLKHIHWNVVGPHFIAVHEMIDPQVDAVRAMVDAIAERIATLGVSPQGTPGALVAGRTWEDYSLGRASTIAHLGALDEVYVGVITAHREAAAATEELDDVTNDLLIGHLHDLELFHWFVRAHLESTGGELSTDGARTETGAARKAEQAAAGQP, from the coding sequence ATGGCCGCTCGCTCCGACCTGCCGAAGTACACCGTCCCGTCGCTCACCCCCGAGGAAGGGGCGAAGGTCGCCGGGATCCTCCAGGAGCGCCTGCACGCGCTCAACGACCTGCAGCTCACGCTCAAGCACATCCACTGGAACGTCGTCGGGCCGCACTTCATCGCGGTGCACGAGATGATCGACCCGCAGGTCGACGCCGTCCGCGCGATGGTCGACGCGATCGCCGAACGCATCGCGACGCTCGGTGTCTCCCCGCAGGGCACGCCCGGCGCGCTCGTCGCCGGGCGGACCTGGGAGGACTACTCCCTCGGCCGCGCCTCGACCATCGCCCACCTCGGGGCGCTCGACGAGGTGTACGTCGGGGTCATCACGGCCCACCGCGAGGCCGCGGCCGCGACCGAGGAGCTCGACGACGTGACGAACGACCTGCTCATCGGGCACCTGCACGACCTGGAGCTGTTCCACTGGTTCGTCCGCGCCCACCTCGAGTCGACCGGCGGTGAGCTCTCCACCGACGGGGCACGCACCGAGACCGGCGCGGCCCGCAAGGCCGAGCAGGCGGCGGCCGGCCAGCCCTGA
- a CDS encoding DUF3866 family protein: MITWRTATVVSHAKAWTGAQELHVRLHDPLPGRDDDPDATVRALAYTQLVGTPAPGEHVLLNVSALARGLGTGGYALVVGPAQPGTPLPPDPAPGPGHLVKARYTPLQALVLGVDEQESPHHDTLRDADDLAGTPVVVADLHSALPAVVTGARHAAALAGRPAPRVAYVMTDGGALPAAFSRTVATLRDTGWIDTCLTVGQAFGGDLEAVTVHTGLLAARHVTGADLVVVAQGPGNLGTGTRWGFSGVAAGEALNAVAALGGRPVASLRVSGADARDRHLGVSHHSLTAYGRVALAASDVPVPVPAPDVENLPGWGPDLARRVAEQAATLAAPTGRHHLVDVPADPALLAALHDVPVRLSTMGRGLDTDPAAFVAAAVAGIHAESLRPA; encoded by the coding sequence GTGATCACGTGGCGGACCGCGACCGTGGTGTCGCACGCGAAGGCCTGGACCGGCGCCCAGGAGCTGCACGTGCGGCTCCACGACCCCCTCCCCGGGCGCGACGACGACCCCGACGCGACCGTGCGCGCCCTCGCGTACACCCAGCTCGTCGGCACCCCCGCCCCCGGCGAGCACGTGCTCCTCAACGTCTCCGCCCTCGCGCGCGGGCTCGGCACCGGCGGGTACGCCCTCGTCGTCGGCCCCGCCCAGCCCGGCACCCCGCTCCCGCCCGACCCCGCACCCGGCCCCGGGCACCTCGTCAAGGCCCGCTACACCCCCCTCCAGGCACTCGTCCTCGGCGTCGACGAGCAGGAGTCCCCCCACCACGACACCCTCCGCGACGCCGACGACCTCGCCGGCACCCCCGTCGTCGTCGCCGACCTCCACTCCGCCCTGCCCGCCGTCGTCACCGGCGCCCGGCACGCCGCGGCGCTCGCGGGCCGCCCCGCACCCCGTGTCGCCTACGTCATGACGGACGGCGGCGCCCTGCCCGCCGCGTTCTCCCGCACCGTCGCCACCCTGCGCGACACCGGCTGGATCGACACGTGCCTCACCGTCGGGCAGGCGTTCGGCGGCGACCTCGAGGCCGTCACCGTGCACACCGGGCTCCTCGCGGCCCGCCACGTCACCGGCGCCGACCTCGTCGTCGTCGCCCAGGGCCCCGGCAACCTCGGCACCGGCACCCGCTGGGGCTTCTCCGGCGTCGCCGCGGGAGAGGCCCTCAACGCCGTCGCCGCCCTGGGCGGACGCCCCGTCGCGTCCCTGCGCGTCTCCGGCGCCGACGCCCGCGACCGCCACCTCGGCGTCTCCCACCACTCCCTCACCGCGTACGGCCGTGTCGCCCTCGCCGCGAGCGACGTCCCGGTGCCCGTCCCCGCGCCCGACGTCGAGAACCTGCCCGGGTGGGGACCCGACCTCGCGCGCCGCGTCGCCGAGCAGGCCGCGACCCTCGCCGCCCCCACCGGGCGCCACCACCTCGTCGACGTCCCCGCCGACCCCGCCCTCCTCGCCGCGCTCCACGACGTCCCCGTCCGGCTGTCCACCATGGGCCGCGGCCTCGACACCGACCCCGCCGCGTTCGTCGCCGCCGCCGTCGCCGGCATCCACGCAGAGTCGCTGCGACCCGCATGA
- a CDS encoding AAA family ATPase has product MTADPTPRAAGTPTALDVPTVAAHGRAVLDEVATAVVGAREPLTLALATVLAGGHVLFEDVPGLGKTLAARSLARALGLDFTRLQCTPDLLPSDVTGSSVYDPATRTFEFRPGPVFTGLLLADEINRTAPKTQSALLESMAERQVTVEGTTHVLPRPFHVVATSNPVEHEGTYPLPEAQLDRFMVRLSVGYPGRDEEREVLTRRIARRHDDPVVRQVVDRDTVLAMQDAVEQVDVHPDVIAYCVDLAAATRTHRDLEVGASPRGSQNLALLARGVAVLDGRDVVLPEDVKRVAVPVLAHRLTLTPGAWAADLRPETVVAGILQTVPGPATVGARG; this is encoded by the coding sequence ATGACCGCCGACCCCACCCCCCGCGCCGCCGGGACCCCCACCGCCCTCGACGTCCCCACCGTCGCCGCGCACGGCCGCGCCGTCCTCGACGAGGTCGCGACCGCCGTCGTCGGCGCCCGCGAACCCCTCACCCTCGCGCTCGCCACCGTCCTCGCCGGCGGCCACGTCCTCTTCGAGGACGTCCCCGGGCTCGGCAAGACCCTCGCCGCGCGCAGCCTCGCCCGCGCCCTCGGGCTCGACTTCACCCGCCTCCAGTGCACCCCCGACCTCCTGCCCTCCGACGTCACCGGATCCTCCGTGTACGACCCCGCCACCCGGACCTTCGAGTTCCGGCCCGGACCCGTCTTCACCGGGCTGCTGCTCGCCGACGAGATCAACCGCACCGCCCCCAAGACGCAGTCCGCGCTCCTCGAGTCCATGGCCGAGCGCCAGGTCACCGTCGAAGGCACCACCCACGTCCTGCCCCGCCCCTTCCACGTCGTCGCCACGTCCAACCCCGTCGAGCACGAAGGCACCTACCCGCTCCCCGAGGCACAGCTCGACCGCTTCATGGTGCGGCTCTCCGTCGGGTACCCCGGACGCGACGAGGAACGCGAGGTCCTCACCCGCCGCATCGCCCGCCGCCACGACGACCCCGTCGTCCGCCAGGTCGTCGACCGCGACACCGTCCTCGCCATGCAGGACGCCGTCGAGCAGGTCGACGTCCACCCCGACGTCATCGCCTACTGCGTCGACCTCGCCGCCGCCACCCGCACCCACCGCGACCTCGAGGTCGGAGCCTCCCCCCGCGGGTCCCAGAACCTCGCCCTCCTCGCGCGCGGCGTCGCCGTCCTCGACGGACGCGACGTCGTCCTGCCCGAGGACGTCAAGCGCGTCGCCGTCCCCGTGCTCGCCCACCGCCTCACCCTCACCCCCGGCGCCTGGGCCGCCGACCTGCGCCCCGAGACCGTCGTCGCCGGGATCCTCCAGACCGTCCCCGGCCCCGCCACCGTCGGCGCTCGCGGATGA
- a CDS encoding DUF4129 domain-containing protein has translation MTAPQGEDHHRPGPARFAAVTALALAAVLAAAVGAPWGWEAPAWLDDLTQDPADPPTSTPPPEDVNTAPDELELPWDATGMSFDTYLLWVLVAVVVVVLVVLARRYLPHLLVRRRRRELLTAPPGDVSVHAAEDPVVPELRDAVEKAHDDLRAPDADPHDAVVAAWVALERAAERAGTRRDPAQTPTEFTTAVLASTRVDADAVATLRGLYHRARFGETPLGERDLEAARGALARIGADLAPPPGTPTTAAPAPSDVPPHDEARA, from the coding sequence ATGACCGCACCGCAGGGGGAGGACCACCACCGGCCCGGACCGGCACGCTTCGCCGCCGTCACCGCGCTGGCGCTCGCGGCCGTGCTCGCCGCAGCCGTCGGGGCGCCGTGGGGCTGGGAAGCGCCCGCGTGGCTCGACGACCTCACGCAGGACCCGGCCGACCCCCCGACGTCGACGCCACCCCCCGAGGACGTCAACACCGCGCCGGACGAGCTCGAGCTCCCATGGGACGCGACCGGGATGTCGTTCGACACCTACCTCCTGTGGGTCCTCGTCGCGGTCGTGGTCGTCGTCCTCGTCGTGCTGGCGCGCCGGTACCTCCCGCACCTGCTCGTGCGCCGACGACGACGCGAGCTCCTCACGGCACCGCCGGGCGACGTCTCCGTCCACGCGGCCGAGGACCCCGTCGTGCCAGAGCTGCGCGACGCGGTCGAGAAGGCCCACGACGACCTCCGCGCACCGGACGCCGACCCGCACGACGCCGTCGTCGCCGCGTGGGTCGCACTCGAACGCGCCGCGGAACGGGCGGGGACCCGGCGCGACCCGGCACAGACCCCGACCGAGTTCACGACCGCGGTCCTCGCGAGCACCCGGGTCGACGCCGACGCGGTCGCGACGCTGCGCGGCCTCTACCACCGCGCCCGGTTCGGCGAGACGCCGCTCGGCGAGCGCGACCTGGAGGCTGCCCGCGGCGCGCTCGCCCGGATCGGCGCCGACCTCGCGCCACCCCCCGGCACCCCGACCACCGCCGCGCCGGCGCCGAGCGACGTCCCCCCGCACGACGAGGCACGGGCATGA
- a CDS encoding L-threonylcarbamoyladenylate synthase produces the protein MARYLDVHPDNPQPRAIAQVVALLEDGGLVAYPTDSGYALGCRMDDREGADRIRRIRHLDDRHHFTLVCADFAQLGHFVMVDNSAFRSIKAATPGPYTFILRATSEVPRRLAHPKKKTVGVRIPDDTVAQAIVAALGEPILSSSLILPGSAEALTDGWAIKEELDHVVDAVVDGGERGSAPTTVVDFSDGAPEVVRVGAGDPSRFE, from the coding sequence ATGGCCCGCTACCTCGACGTCCACCCCGACAACCCGCAGCCGCGCGCGATCGCGCAGGTCGTCGCCCTCCTCGAGGACGGCGGGCTCGTCGCCTACCCGACCGACTCCGGCTACGCGCTGGGCTGCCGCATGGACGACCGGGAGGGCGCCGACCGCATCCGCCGGATCCGCCACCTCGACGACCGGCACCACTTCACGCTCGTGTGCGCCGACTTCGCACAGCTCGGCCACTTCGTCATGGTCGACAACTCCGCGTTCCGCTCCATCAAGGCCGCCACACCCGGCCCGTACACGTTCATCCTGCGCGCGACGTCCGAGGTCCCGCGGCGACTCGCCCACCCCAAGAAGAAGACGGTGGGCGTGCGCATCCCCGACGACACCGTCGCGCAGGCCATCGTCGCCGCGCTCGGCGAGCCCATCCTGTCGAGCTCGCTCATCCTCCCCGGCTCGGCCGAAGCCCTCACCGACGGGTGGGCGATCAAGGAAGAGCTCGACCACGTCGTCGACGCCGTCGTGGACGGCGGCGAGCGGGGCAGCGCGCCCACGACGGTCGTCGACTTCTCCGACGGCGCCCCCGAGGTCGTGCGCGTCGGCGCGGGCGACCCCTCCCGCTTCGAGTAG
- the argG gene encoding argininosuccinate synthase: MSKVLTSLPVGERVGIAFSGGLDTSVAVAWMRDKGAVPCTYTADIGQYDEPDIASVPGRATAYGAEVARLVDCRAALVEEGLAALACGAFHIRSGGRAYFNTTPLGRAVTGTLLVRAMHEDDVQIWGDGSTFKGNDIERFYRYGLLANPALRIYKPWLDADFVAELGGRKEMSEWLLAHDLPYRDSTEKAYSTDANIWGATHEAKTLEHLDTGIETVDPIMGVRFWDPSVEIATEDVTIGFVQGRPVTIDGREFESAVDLVNEANAIGGRHGLGMSDQIENRIIEAKSRGIYEAPGMALLHAAYERLVNAIHNEDTLAQYHTEGRRLGRLMYEGRWLDPQALMIRESLQRWVSTAVTGEVTLRLRRGEDYSILDTTGPAFSYHPDKLSMERTEDSAFGPMDRIGQLTMRNLDIADSRAKLEQYAGIGIVGTTHAALIGATPGASTELIGAMPEGGAEVIASRGMAEGDDALLDRAAMESGTD, from the coding sequence ATGTCCAAGGTTCTCACCTCCCTCCCCGTCGGCGAGCGCGTCGGGATCGCGTTCTCCGGCGGCCTCGACACGTCTGTCGCCGTCGCCTGGATGCGCGACAAGGGCGCCGTTCCCTGCACCTACACCGCCGACATCGGCCAGTACGACGAGCCCGACATCGCGTCGGTCCCCGGCCGCGCGACGGCGTACGGCGCCGAGGTCGCGCGCCTGGTCGACTGCCGCGCGGCGCTCGTCGAGGAGGGCCTCGCAGCCCTGGCGTGCGGTGCGTTCCACATCCGCTCGGGCGGGCGCGCGTACTTCAACACCACTCCCCTGGGCCGCGCCGTCACCGGCACCCTGCTGGTGCGCGCGATGCACGAGGACGACGTGCAGATCTGGGGCGACGGCTCGACGTTCAAGGGCAACGACATCGAGCGGTTCTACCGCTACGGCCTGCTCGCCAACCCCGCGCTGCGCATCTACAAGCCGTGGCTCGACGCCGACTTCGTCGCCGAGCTCGGCGGCCGCAAGGAGATGTCGGAGTGGCTGCTCGCCCACGACCTCCCCTACCGCGACAGCACCGAGAAGGCGTACTCGACGGACGCGAACATCTGGGGCGCGACGCACGAGGCGAAGACGCTGGAGCACCTCGACACGGGCATCGAGACCGTCGACCCCATCATGGGCGTGCGGTTCTGGGACCCCTCCGTCGAGATCGCGACCGAGGACGTGACCATCGGCTTCGTCCAGGGCCGCCCGGTGACGATCGACGGGCGCGAGTTCGAGTCCGCCGTCGACCTGGTGAACGAGGCCAACGCGATCGGCGGCCGCCACGGTCTCGGCATGTCCGACCAGATCGAGAACCGCATCATCGAGGCCAAGAGCCGCGGGATCTACGAGGCTCCCGGCATGGCCCTGCTGCACGCCGCGTACGAGCGCCTCGTCAACGCGATCCACAACGAGGACACGCTCGCGCAGTACCACACCGAGGGCCGCCGCCTCGGCCGCCTCATGTACGAGGGCCGCTGGCTCGACCCGCAGGCGCTCATGATCCGCGAGTCGCTCCAGCGCTGGGTCAGCACCGCCGTCACGGGCGAGGTCACGCTGCGCCTGCGCCGCGGCGAGGACTACTCGATCCTCGACACCACCGGGCCCGCGTTCAGCTACCACCCGGACAAGCTCTCGATGGAGCGCACCGAGGACTCCGCGTTCGGCCCCATGGACCGGATCGGCCAGCTCACGATGCGCAACCTCGACATCGCCGACTCGCGGGCCAAGCTCGAGCAGTACGCCGGCATCGGGATCGTCGGCACCACGCACGCCGCGCTCATCGGGGCGACGCCGGGCGCGTCGACCGAGCTCATCGGCGCGATGCCCGAGGGCGGCGCCGAGGTCATCGCCTCGCGCGGCATGGCCGAGGGCGACGACGCGCTCCTCGACCGCGCCGCCATGGAGTCCGGCACGGACTGA
- a CDS encoding YigZ family protein produces MSAGTGGLWGTIAGPVDHELVVKKSRFLAHLSPVASVADADAVIARIRKEHWDARHHCVALVVGTHADQQRSTDDGEPSGTAGVPMLEVLRHRRVTDVVAVVTRYFGGVLLGAGGLVRAYSSAVSEALDVARPVRRAVLTEVHVDVPHADAGRLHGILRDWAAQHDGTLDDVAYRAEAQFTVLVPPAELDRFDADLAATSSGTLTARRHTDRVVDLPA; encoded by the coding sequence GTGAGCGCGGGAACCGGTGGGCTGTGGGGGACGATCGCCGGACCGGTCGACCACGAGCTCGTCGTCAAGAAGTCCCGGTTCCTCGCGCACCTCTCCCCCGTCGCGTCCGTCGCGGACGCGGACGCCGTGATCGCCCGGATCCGCAAGGAGCACTGGGACGCGCGGCACCACTGCGTCGCGCTCGTCGTCGGCACCCACGCGGACCAGCAGCGCTCCACCGACGACGGCGAGCCGTCCGGCACCGCGGGCGTCCCCATGCTCGAGGTGCTGCGGCACCGCCGGGTCACCGACGTCGTCGCCGTCGTCACGCGCTACTTCGGCGGCGTGCTGCTCGGCGCGGGCGGTCTCGTGCGCGCGTACTCGTCCGCGGTGAGCGAGGCGCTCGACGTCGCGCGCCCGGTACGCCGCGCGGTGCTCACCGAGGTGCACGTCGACGTCCCCCACGCCGACGCGGGTCGCCTCCACGGCATCCTGCGGGACTGGGCCGCTCAGCACGACGGCACCCTCGACGACGTCGCCTACCGTGCCGAGGCGCAGTTCACCGTCCTCGTCCCGCCGGCCGAGCTCGACCGGTTCGACGCCGACCTCGCCGCCACCTCGTCCGGCACCCTCACCGCCCGCCGCCACACCGACCGCGTCGTCGACCTCCCCGCCTGA
- a CDS encoding VOC family protein, protein MTDESLPRPAVRQLRLVVEADDYDAALAFYRDVLGLPERIAYADGEDDRVAILDVGHATLEIANPAHKRAIDDVEVGRQVAGRLRVAFEVDDARVATDRAVEAGAALVAPPTRTPWGSLNSRLDAPAGLHVTLFQELGGEEGVPPGVVTEPGAGHDPAAGGR, encoded by the coding sequence ATGACCGACGAGAGCCTGCCGCGCCCCGCCGTCCGCCAGCTCCGCCTCGTCGTGGAGGCCGACGACTACGACGCCGCCCTCGCCTTCTACCGCGACGTCCTCGGCCTCCCGGAGCGCATCGCCTACGCCGACGGCGAGGACGACCGGGTCGCGATCCTCGACGTCGGGCACGCGACGCTCGAGATCGCCAACCCCGCGCACAAGCGGGCGATCGACGACGTGGAGGTCGGGCGCCAGGTGGCCGGCCGCCTGCGGGTCGCGTTCGAGGTGGACGACGCCCGGGTCGCCACCGACCGCGCGGTCGAGGCCGGAGCCGCGCTCGTCGCTCCCCCGACGCGCACCCCGTGGGGCTCGCTCAACTCACGGCTCGACGCCCCCGCCGGCCTCCACGTCACCCTTTTCCAGGAGCTCGGCGGCGAGGAGGGCGTCCCGCCCGGCGTCGTCACCGAGCCCGGGGCCGGCCACGATCCCGCTGCCGGCGGGCGCTGA
- a CDS encoding threonine ammonia-lyase, translating into MAPADLAPPTMRDILDARRLLAGHLDPTPARTYAALDHATGANLVVKHENLQPTGAFKVRGALNLLLRLAPDERTRGVTAFSTGNHAQAVAHAARATATPCTIVMPTDPNPTKADAVRDLGAHLVLAGATFDDAREHATALAAGDGSRLVSAANEPLLVAGVATAYLELLERAPDLDVLVVPVGGGSGAAAACLVAHALAPDLEVVAVQSAASPAAHDSWHAGTLLARPNASRAEGLATGTGFALTQAVLREHLADFVLVGDDAIDRAAALYLTAAHTVAEGAGAAALAAVLADPDRFAGRRVGVVCSGGNASPAELRRVAAHLPG; encoded by the coding sequence ATGGCCCCCGCAGACCTCGCCCCGCCCACGATGCGCGACATCCTCGACGCCCGCCGCCTCCTCGCCGGCCACCTCGACCCCACGCCCGCGCGCACCTACGCCGCGCTCGACCACGCCACCGGGGCGAACCTCGTCGTCAAGCACGAGAACCTCCAGCCCACCGGCGCGTTCAAGGTCCGCGGCGCCCTCAACCTCCTCCTGCGCCTCGCCCCCGACGAGCGCACCCGCGGCGTCACGGCGTTCTCCACCGGCAACCACGCCCAGGCCGTCGCCCACGCCGCCCGCGCCACCGCGACCCCCTGCACGATCGTCATGCCCACCGACCCCAACCCCACCAAGGCCGACGCCGTCCGCGACCTCGGCGCCCACCTCGTCCTCGCGGGCGCCACGTTCGACGACGCGCGCGAGCACGCCACGGCGCTCGCGGCCGGCGACGGCTCCCGGCTCGTCAGCGCCGCCAACGAGCCGCTGCTCGTCGCCGGCGTCGCGACCGCCTACCTCGAGCTGCTGGAACGCGCGCCCGACCTCGACGTGCTCGTGGTCCCGGTGGGCGGGGGCAGCGGCGCCGCGGCCGCGTGCCTCGTCGCCCACGCCCTCGCGCCCGACCTCGAGGTCGTCGCCGTGCAGTCCGCCGCCTCGCCCGCCGCGCACGACTCGTGGCACGCCGGGACGCTCCTCGCGCGGCCCAACGCCTCGCGCGCCGAAGGCCTCGCCACGGGCACCGGGTTCGCGCTCACCCAGGCGGTGCTGCGCGAGCACCTCGCCGACTTCGTCCTCGTCGGCGACGACGCCATCGACCGCGCGGCGGCGCTGTACCTGACCGCCGCGCACACCGTCGCCGAGGGCGCGGGCGCCGCGGCGCTCGCAGCAGTCCTGGCCGACCCGGACCGGTTCGCGGGTCGCCGGGTCGGGGTCGTGTGCTCGGGGGGCAACGCGAGCCCGGCGGAGCTGCGCCGGGTGGCCGCGCACCTGCCGGGATAG